The DNA region GGTGTACCCACACATAAAACATAGATGTGAATAGTATGGGGTGGCAGATTTTCTGAGCCCATGCACATGAAAGAATGTATTCTGTGGTGTCTGTACGTGCACAGTGACTTGGCTGGCTTGGGACTTGTGACCTGGCTCCATTGTCTGCTAATGCTGTGTCGAAGAGTCTAAGGACACCTTGACTTCTGGTCTCTTCAAGGTAACCCCATTTCCCCACAGGGAAGCTTTTGGATTTTTTCCTGATTCAAATCCTGGCATTCTCTAAGTAGAAAGAACACGAGCATGTATTAAGGGGAAACTGTTGGCTGCTCATTGTTCACAATATAATGAGACGGAAGTTTAAATGGGCCGGGAGTCTGTTTTTGGGCCGTTCTTCAAGTGTCTTTGAGAGCACTGTTTTGATGTGAAGACTTGGCTTCAGTGATGTTACAAGGTCTCTTTCCCCTAGTATAAGTTTAGGTTTTGGAAGCAAAAGAAATTTGGTGCTAAATTCTGGGGAAGTGGGAGGCCTGATGGATGtactttttgtctgtctgtaatGTAACAAAGAGGCAAAACTTTCCCAGAGTTAATTCATTCCTAGGATCTTTTTCCTTGCCTTGCTTCCCCTGCCCCTAaagcccccttccttccttccttccttccttcctacttccttccttccttcttccttccttcctttgctagagatcaaacccagggctctctGTACATGGCTAGGAGAATGGGTCACCCCCAGTCTGTACCCCACCCTTGAGTTTTTGAAATGGGGTCCTtttacttgcttatttgtttttagcagtctctcactatgtagccaagctTGGCTTCAAACTCTACACTCTCAATTTTCCTGCATCTGTCTGCAAAGTACTGGACTTACAACTCACTAGGAAAGagtttaaagatttctttatttattatgtatacaatattctgcctgcaaaGAGTTTAAAGCCAGCCCGAACTACCAATTAATtgccccagcacagcacagcaccctGCCCAGATGCTTCAGTTCAGAACCCCAAGGCTTGAAGAAAGCAGGGGGACCCCCCTCCATTTCCTAGTGCTCCACCACCCTGGGAGGAGTTCTTAGcagtggcctttaatcccagcacttgggagccaggggcaggcagagcgatgtgagttcgagaccagcctggtctataaagtgagtccaggacagccaaggctacaaggagaaaccctgtctcaaaaaacaaaacaaaaaaccccaaaaaacaaccaaccaaccaaccaacaaacaaacaaacaaaacagagagagagagagagagagagagagagagagagagagagagaggagggagggagggggagagggagagagagagggagagagagagaggaagagagagagagaaaggtttctatttgtttattttctttcgaGTCTTTGGTTCTAGTACATGATAGGTCTCCACAAATGTTTGGGAAGACGAAGCcctggtagtggtggcgcacgcctttaatgccagcactcaggaggcagaaacaggagcatcactgagttggaggccagcctgatcaaaaAACCAAAGTATGTGTGAGTGGGGGGAGAAAGACAATGGGAAAATGAGTGTAGGAAGCTACAGGAGGAAGCTGTTCTCAGAGCGGCATAGGAAGTTCTGGTGTTTGAAGCAGCACCAGGTTGACCTGCTGCTTTGGCCATGTCTATAGTAGAAATCGCTCTCtctcccgtctctctctctctctctctctctctctctctctctctctctctctctctctctctctctctctctctctctctctgttttttgagacagccttagctgtcctggactcactttgcagaccaggctggcctctaactcacatcgatctgcctgcctctgcttcccgagtgctgggattaaaggcctgcgccaccatgtgTGGCTTCCTAAACACTTGGAAATCTGCTCTAACAAACAGCAGATGCCAGCTCAAGCTTGCTCAGCTCACCACTATAAATATCCACTATCTAAGGCAGATGTGGtgtcatacacctttaatcccagcactcaggaggcagacgcaggtggattgctgtgagttcgaggccagcctggtctactaagtgagtctaggacagccagggctacacagagaaaccctgtctagaaaaacaaaacaaaacaaaacaaaaaaagaaatccactATCTGTTTCATGGGATGGCCCTTTTACTGTGTCTACTGCAGAGTATATTTACTGTGCATTTAACCCATTGTGACCATCCGATGACTAATTCTCATTTCACAAGGTCTAGGGACCAAGGTCCAAGGTGGCGAAACtctcctttctgtgcctggctttggtGTCCGGCTGCAGTTCCCTGCTTGAAGTGTCACAGCACAAGGGATGGGAGAGGCGTTGTTTCACTCAGGCTCCTGTTCTCTGGTGTTGAGGGAGAAATCCAAGGGTCCTGAGCTTGTTACCTAGGCTTGCGCTCACTTAGGAACCCACAGCACCCCTGCTGGCCGTGACACTGTGGTGACGCTGTTGGTATTTATCTTGTTTACTGAAGACTTAAGAGTTTAGCAACTTTGATTACATAAGGTCAGTCGCTGTCACTTTCAGTGGCCTGATTCTGGATCTCAATAATGCCCTTTGTGTGACAGCCAAGTGCCTTGGTGAGTCCTCCCTTTGCAGGTTGGGGTTTGACCCTTTCCTTCCAGGTAAGTCCTGGGAGCACCCAGCCCAAGGCCACTTCCTTGGGTGCTCAGTGGCAGCTGTGAGGCACCTCTGTCGCCTGCTGCCTGCTCCCTTATGGTCTCTGTAACAGCTGCTGGTTTCTGGCCCCACCTGGACAAGCGCCACAGCAGACTTCTGCGGCCTGGCCCCAACCCCTTTGCTCAGAATGGGAACTGGTCTGCTGAAGGGCAGGCAGTAATGAGTGACGGTCCAGGACATGACCCCACAGAgtcctcccaccatgatggagtCAGTGAGGGGCGTACAAACCTATGCCCTCTGTCTGAGGAAGGCAGACAGGGCCCAGCCTgagcttctgagagctgggaccAATCCTGGTTTTCTAGACTTTGTCAGTTTTCTCATGGGAGACGAGGCCACTTGCCCATGCCATCTGTCCTGATTCAATGAATCAAGTGTCACCACGACGAAGAGTCCAGAGTCACTTCCCTGAAGGGAAAGAGCCTCTGCATCATGGGGTGAGTGGCATGAAAGACGGGtacagccttgaacttgctgttcTTCTGCGGCAGAGGTTGGGGTGCCCGAGATAGAGTCCTACCCTTCACCATGGCTGCCGGCCATCTGGGTGTGGATGGTGTCTGCTGAGGGGGGACATTCCCAGCAATGTCCCTCTGCCTCTGGTAAGCTTCCAGCCACTTCCAGATCAGAGCCAGTGGCATGGCAAGTCTCCACAAGGGCTGGCTGGTCTTGCAGGAGAGTTGGAAGACCTCTGGGCAGCTGCCTCAGATTGGCATGGTCTAGCAGATCCTGGATGTTCCAGGAAGTGCACTGTAAATCCTGTTGGGTATTGGCCAAgcaagccaggcagggtggttcGCCAAGGTCTTGAGTCCTTTTGGCAAAGTCATTGTCAGCACCTGTCCACTCGCAGAGAAGAGAGGGGCTCAGAACCTTGTTGGCAGGGTTGATGGGGGTACAAACGGGCACAGAGGATGCTAACACAGGTGGCATACTTTATGCTTTACTATGTGTTTTGCCCTGCATGCAGTGCTAACTACAATCCTGTTCCCACTTAAAGCTGAAGAAATAGGGACACAGACAGGTGAAGTGACTTTGCTCCTCACCCCATGCAATTGGGCCTGTTAGTACTTCTTGGCTCTTGAGCAAGTCAGTTGCTTTCCTAACCTTTGAGCCCCATTTGTGAACTTGGGACAGTGCCACTTGGGGGCATGTTGTGCAGACCTGCCCTAAGCATCGGTTCCACCAGGCCATTTTTCCTTCTCCTGGAACCATACAGTGAGGAGGAGGTtggactcgtgtgtgtgtgtgtgtgtgtgtgtgtgtgtgtgtgtgtgtgtgtgtgatcagaaGACAACCTGGGGGTGTTGTCCTTTCCTACCATGCTGGCTTCTTGGTGACAattgcctttacctactgagccctCTCCACTGGCTTCCAGTTTTTTTACTTTCCTTTGGAAAACAATGTTATTAATTAGTTATTTTTTGCATGTAaacgtgtgcgtgtgcacacgtgcgtgtgcCCTCCTGGTATATGTACATACCACCATAcattgtagaggtcagagaacaattgtGGGGTTctattctctccttcctctatgtgggtcacggggattgaactcaggttgtggGTTGacagtgtctttacccactgatccaccTCGCCAgctgctcccttcctctccctatttccctcctcctcctctctctctctctcacttttgtttattttatttgagatttatttgttgcaggatatttgatcccattgtggttcctgagattatgaactgtaaaaacctgtcttttgtttggcatggttgagccctagcacgtacctttaattcaagagctcTCTGTACACAGgacttaataaagttaaccctaggtcaagaggcggagcaagaaaccagctgacagggattaaagagtaggggAGTCCTTGAGTTGAGGGGTGTTTAAGACTGTGGAGAAGCagaaggggctttttttttttttttttttttttttttttaagctcctgggctctttagcttttagctcttcagctcctttgGCCTTTGGTCTGTTTTAGCTTTGAGCTAgaaagcctttggccttgggatttttgtctgtttcctcctgggctgtcagctgagcttaTAAGCCTTTTTTGGGATGGGACAGGtccatcaggatgtgagctgagtaggaaggtcagctgggcgcttttctctgcttctctgagccagtagttttcaccccagcatccggctcctgagtctttattggtaaaatagaacggTTGGGATTGTCATTATaaaaaacattctctctctctctctctctctctctgtctgttagccttggctgtccaagagccgctttgtggaccaggctgtcctcgaactcactgccatccgcttgcctctgtctccccaagtgctgggattaaaggcatgctccaccatagCCAGCTaccaatttattcatttttattttatgcgtatgagtgttttgcctgcacatctgtgtacatgtgtgcactgcttggggaagccagaagagggtggtagaATCCCTGGAGCCGGagctgcagatggttgtgagtgccTACCACAGCATCTGAGAACTCCTGCTCCTGCAGGCCCCTATTGGCTGCTTTATGGGTTATGGCCTCTAGTCAGTTGTTTCAGCTCAGTGTGTAATGATTAGGTACTTGTATGTTTGCAGGAGGGAGCTTTTTTGGATGTGAAGTATGCCCGTCCCTATGGTTTCTTTTCACCTCTTTGATGGCCATTTTCAACACTCTGACCATCCAGAACgcctttcttttttcagatttatttatttatgtattttatgtatatgagtgttttgtctgcatgtatgcacaccagaagagggcatcatatcccacTGGACTagagtttgttgttttgttttgtctttgttttttccagacagggtttctctgtgtagtcctggctgtccaggctggcctcgaactcacagagatccgcctgcttctgcctccaggtgctgtgattaaaggcgtgcgccaccacacctagcttcatTGGACtacagttatagacagttgtgagccaccaccatgtggttgctgggaattgaactcaggacctttgaaagagcagccagtgcttttaactgctgagggTCCAGCcctgtggttttcttcttcttcttcttcttcttcttcttcttcttcttcttcttcttcttcttcttcttcttcttcttcttcttcttcttcttctttggttttttgagacaggctttctctgtgtagtcctggctgtcctcaacttgctttgtagactaggttggcctcaaactcacagcaatctgcctgcttttgccttttgagtgctgggagtaaaggcctggCCATCACGCTTGGTGGTCTtgttctttgtaaaaaatattttaaaactacatttaatTTAGGAATTTAAGTAAGTATGTGTCACAGCACCTATCAGAGGACAGTGTTTGGGAGTCAGTGCTCTCTGCCatgtggtcctggggatggaactccggtcaccaggcttggtggcaagtgttttatctgcagagacatctcactggctttggtttgtgttttctctctctctctctctctgagacagggtttctctgtgtagccttgacagtctaggactcgctttgtagaccaggctggtcttgaactcacagcgatcctcctgcctctgcctcccaagtgctgagattaaaggcatgcgccaccacagcctggctgatctctttttttaaaaaagatttatttatgtattttatgtatgtgagtactctatctgccgtgtacacctgcaggccagaagagggcatcagatcccagaatagatggttgtgagccacagtgtggttgccgggtattgaactcaggacagtgctcctaactcctgaaccatctttccagccgtggtttgttcttttgagacagaaatcgcaccatgtattccaggctggcctagaattacCCTGTAGCCCAGATGCTTGTGAACCTGAACCCGCAATCTTTTTGCtcgccccttcccccaccccaccccagttctgCATCAGTGCTGGGACGGTGGACATTCACCACGCTGCTTGGCCACCCTGAGCTTGTTGCTCCTGTTTCCTGGAACTGGCCAAGCTCatatttcccttccttttttttttttttttttttttttttttttttttgcatgctcTGTGCTCTCCGTCTGGGCCACCCTCACCACACACCCCCTTCCCTGCAGTTCTCTGAACGGCTCTTCCTCTTGCTTTGGCTCTCTGTTTTGAGTCACTtccttctttgattttattcctcctctgtccctcccgaGAGTGAAGTGTCCTTGCTGTGGACGCCCACAGCACTGGCTGTCTAGCCTTACCACCCCTCTGAAATTCTACCTAACCGTTCTCCCATGACCATGTTAGCTCTGTGGAGACACTGGGTGAGCTAGAGAGTGGTCCCGAGCTCAGGATCATGAAGTGACTGCTGGCTTGGGGCAGGTGAGCTCCTTGGCTCACATCCTCCAGGCACCCGGTGTGTGACCATGTTGCCATTTCTTGTCCTGGCATCCAGGCAAGTGACAGAAGACAGAGCAGTTAAACCCCAGCCCATATCCCCCATTTCCCCCTTTAACTGCATTCTCCTTAGCTCCTCGTTTCTGTGGTGGAGAGTCGGCCCCTGGTTTTCCCAGGATGACTCTTCTGGTTCCCTGGCCCCAATTATCAGCTTCCCGTCAGTTCTTCTACCCTGAATCAGTGTTCAGACCCCACACCAGGGTTGTTATTTTAGAAAAGGCATTGCTTTATACTCCAGGTTTGAGTCGCTTAGGTCTTACTATATAACCCAAACTGGTCTCAAACATgcagcaatccctctgcctcagcctcctacgtACAGGGATTACAAATATGAGTCACCACAGCCAGGCCAGGGCCCCtttctttttagttgtttttgtgtttgtttgtttgtttttttttttttttctgagacagggtttctctgtgtagccttggctgtcctggactcggtttgtagagcaggctggcctcgaactcatggtgatctgcctgcctctgcctcccaactgctgagattacaggcgtgcgccaccatgcatggTTCTCCTGCCTTTTCTGACTCTTTCCCTTTCATCCTAGGAATACAGCTGATCACTGCTGTCTGTCCCCTCGTTCTTCCTCCCCTGGTAAGTTCACCTTGACTTGGGATTTTCCCGCGTTTAGGTGGCTGCTTCCTTTGCTGTATTACGGCACACATTTGCCACGCTGCCGCAAActcgctatgtagctgaggctggctttgaacttctcactctctgcctccatcttccaagttcttgaattacaggtgtgtgtgtgtgtgtgtgtgtgtgtgtgtgtgtgtgtgtgtgtgtttgttttcatccCTAGATAGCCTGCCTCTCTTCTTATGTGCTTTCTGGCTGAGCTGAAGCCTCGGGTTTATAAAACCATggtgaaataaagaagaaaaaacttccactggaagaatggagagagagaagcaggagggctcagtgggtaaaagcgcCAACAGCCCGAGTTTGAGTGTTGGAACTgacttcttgttgtttttgagatatagttttactatgtagtcctggctgtcctggaattcactatgtagaccaggctgtctttgaattcacatcaatccgcctgcctctgcctccccagtgctgggattaaaagtgtgcaccactaggTCCAGCACTAAGATCCACTTTTAAAAAGCAGgctgtgagccaggtgtggtagcacatgtctttaatcccagcactggggaggcagagacaggcattctttgtgagtccaaggccaacctggtctacaaagtgagtccaaggacagccagggctatcacagagagaaaccaaaaacaaacaacatcaaaaaagaaGCTGGtttctagaggctggagagaccacattatggttaagagcacttgctactcttccttAAGACTGGAAtttagatcccagcactcaagttgGGAGGCTCACAAATgctggtaactccagctccaagaaatttgacaccctcttctggtctccccagGCACTGGCACACAAAtgatagactctctctctctctctctctctctctctctctctctctctctctctctctctctctcacacacacacacacacacacacaatgataataATGAATAGATTAAAAACGACATAAAAAGAGCTGTCTGGTGTGGAGTGCTTGCTGTAGCCCTAATCAAAAGAGgctgaaggaagaagacaaagagaactgactcccaaaagttgtgcCCTGACCTTCATTCATGCTTGTatacactctttctctctccctctatcgCCCTCTTCCCCAACCCCTCCTACACAACGCAAAACAACACTAAAGTGGAAagaattttttacatatagaaatGGTggcttatggggctggagagacggctctgtgGTTCAGCACGtactgatcttccagagggccagggtttggtccccagcatccatgtcaggtggctcatcTGTACATCCAGCTGCAGGGGACCTGCTGACCCTGGTTTgcaagcatgcaaacacatgttCCTTTAGAAATGGTGGCCACATCAGGTGTTCAAGGTAAGCTTGGGCTACATGGGAGTGTGTCTCAAAGtaacaaacaaactaacagaaATGAAGCAGCCATTCACCTGTCCACCCAAACAGACTGCTCAATAAATAGGTGCTGTTTAGGCAGCTCCTTAGTTTCAGGAGCACTGAGCAGGGGCCCACATAGCCAAGGTCTGCGTTTGGCCTCTCTGCTTGAGAAAGCACAGTTCTGATTCTTTGAGTGTCCCCATTTTCATCCAGATGTGTGTTGATGACATCACTCTTGTGTACGGTTGAGCGACGGTTCTGTTTCTGAGACTGTGTCACTTTAGGGGGGTTGTGTGAAGGAGGgctatttctggaattttcaaaTTTCGAGGACTCCAAGTTGCAGACAGCTGTTTGTATTTGTGGGGGCTGAGTGTTCTTGTGGAGTCAGTAGTTTGTGGGGCACAGGGGCCAAAGCTGACTTTTGGCGGGACCCTGGGGGCCAGCACAGACCTCACTCTGGGAGAGTTGCTCATGTCTGAACCACCTGGACTTACCACCACTCCACTGGAGTCTCTGCACTGTTGGGcagtgcgcgtgtgtgtgcgcgtgtgtgcgtgcatgagtgtgtgtgtgcgcgttgCTTGTCCAGAGTCTGGTTCACACTGTTCCTGACTAGGGTCAGCCTCATGAATGGACTGGCCTGCTGAGCTTGGGGCCATGGAGCAAGACCGCCCTCTGTTGGCAGGCCCTGGTTTCTCTGGCAGAGGCCATCATTCTGGGACCTTGAGGGGAGAGGGTCCTGGAGGCAGGGGTGCTCATCTGAAGCAGCTGATGGCTCACCTCGCCTCtgagcagtttttctttctttctcttcagggaAGTTGGAAGGCACCTGCCTCACACATTTGAAGATTTGCGTGCTAGACTTCTGCACATCTTAAAGCTATAAATAAGCTACAAACAGTTAAATAGAACAAACGTCTGACCTTGgtaaaaaaatgcatttatttatttatttatttttgaaggtcTTTACTTTTTTATACTTTATGTACAAAGGCTAGCATGATCAGTTTCACTGGGCCGACAGTCTTGAATAATCCACTCAAGGTCGCTCAGTCCAACTTAATGAAGCCTATGTCCTTCAAGTACTGACGGAAACACTGACCGCACATGTTGAGCCCGTATTTCTGGATCAGACTGTAGTGGTTAGAGCAAACGCGGCAGGAGCGAGAACCCTGGCCGAACTTCTGTGGGTGACTCCAGTAGAGCTGCTGGTGACCCATCTTGCCTTCAGACAGCCAAAGAGGAAAAAGGctaaaaatgcttttataagGACAAAATTAGTGTTGGGcaatagtggcacaggcctttaatcccagcacttgggaggtggaggctggtgggtctctgagttcgaggccagcctggtctacagagcaaattccaggacagccagagctacacagagaaactctttatcaaaacaaaacaaaacaaaacaaacaaacaaacaaactaaaaacaacaataaaaggcgAAATTAGCAAGTTAGCAGCATAACATTGCCAACATAGGAAACCTGATGAATACTGTTACAATACTTGCTGTTCTTTAGTGGACCAGGAATGACTGGgtaagcaataaagaaaaatgtcaccaaacattatatagttttcttttctttctttcttttttttttttaagatttgtttatttattatgtatacagtgcatattaggtcacattatagatggttgtgaaccaccatgtggttgctgggaattgaactcagaacctctggaagagcagtcagtgctcttaaccgctgagccatctctccagcccacattatatagttttcaataaaacacatttttgcctttattttagcAAACTCAGgttatctattaaaaaaaaagttcactaaTTTGTGCTGTGTTGGTATTACTCATCTAAGAGACACCAGCACAGGGCTCAGTGGCAACAGGGGTTGACACCAAAGCCTGAGCCTGAATCAGGacgtagaaagagaaaaccagccCTACTAAGTTGTGCTCTGATGCTCCGCACAAAAACACATAAGATGAACAAACAcatgtgatttaaaaagaaacGAAAGCTGGACATAGTGTTgtaacgcctttaatcccagcacatgggaggcagaggcaggtggatctccgtgaggtTAAGGCCAGCgaggactatacagagagaccatgcctcaacaaaataaaatacacaaaactcCAAGCCAGGAAATAAGTGAAGGTGGCGTAGGTAGAATACGTACATCTCAGCGGTACCCTGTCTGGCACACTCCCGTGATCCTGGCACATGTGCGTGTTGAAGCTCTGGCTCATCTTCACTCGAAGGGCTTGTTGGCCCTTCCACCCCATGAGGACTTAGGGAAAGGAACAAGCcctcgtttgtgtgtgtgtgtgtgtgtgtgtgtgtgtgtgtgtgtgtgtgtgtgtgtagctagcTCAGGCTCTACAATCATGAGCTGTCAATTTCTGTAGTTTGTAAACTTACCCAGTCTAGGGTGTTTTGTTACCAGTCTACACACTCAAAGGCATCTCtttatatcttaaaaacaaaaacaacacacacacacacacacacacacacacacacacacacgaaaaaccCCAAAAAGGCAAAGCAGTGATTACAATGATCAAGCATAAAAACGGTGGGGCAAAGTTTGTGCACAGAGCCAATgttctgaaattctatttcatgAGATTTTTCAGTCTTATCACACAAGGCTCCAGAGTTGCCGTGTTCACCGGGCAGCCACTGGGAAGAAGCAAAGCAGAGCATTGCAATGAAATAGGACTTCACTTTGTGACCAGGAGCCTGTAGACCAGCCACCACGCTCCTAAGCCTCAGCGCTGTGTCTCCGGATGCACATTTGCAACCTGCAGAGGGCATACCTTCCTCCTCACTGTCCTAGCTTGGCCTGGTAGTGACCATTACCTTGTCTGCTCCTTGTGTTTTCTGGTCACCGGAgggatgcacagacagacagaccccaaCACTGCAGAAATATAAAACATTGCAAGGGTGTGCCCCCATACCATACCCCCAGAGGCAACTATCATTATAAGTATGGTGCATATTGCCTAAAAAACGTatacacatttgtattatttctgttttaaaacaaatatatatacagtcctcactctgccttcctccccttccctcctgaaatgcttctttctctctgtgtacacaTCTGCAGCTTAATGGTGGTATATGGCCTGTTGTGTGGCTGTGTAACTGTTTACGTAACTGGTCCCCTATTTATGGACATTTGGGTCCTTTCCAAGTTTCTGTCCTCATAAAGAACACTGCAAGAGTCTTTCTGTATACTTATTTTTTCATGCTTCTGTGAGAGCTGTCCAGAATAAATTCCCAGATGTGGAAATGTTGAGTCtcttagtttagt from Acomys russatus chromosome 15, mAcoRus1.1, whole genome shotgun sequence includes:
- the LOC127198946 gene encoding 40S ribosomal protein S29-like, with the translated sequence MGHQQLYWSHPQKFGQGSRSCRVCSNHYSLIQKYGLNMCGQCFRQYLKDIGFIKLD